The proteins below are encoded in one region of Micromonospora yangpuensis:
- a CDS encoding heme oxygenase (biliverdin-producing) — translation MSTPDVPFSARLRAASQQAHSDAESQRYVAALVAGDLDLAAYTDLVVQHHTIYAALESVGDRLRDDPLAGGFVDEALLRLPALEADLAHLLGEDWPDRAVPTLAAAGYAARIRAVCADSPERFIAHHYTRYLGDLSGGLHIGRSVARRYGLSDDFGVAFYRFDGIPRPKVYKDAYRARLDALPLSEPAEAALLEEVLVAYRHNTAVFADLARHVPTETAAGSGGAAGVAGSAAGGGAGVAA, via the coding sequence ATGAGTACGCCCGACGTCCCGTTCTCGGCCCGGCTGCGCGCGGCCAGCCAGCAGGCGCACTCCGACGCCGAGTCCCAGCGGTACGTCGCCGCGCTGGTCGCCGGGGACCTCGACCTGGCCGCCTACACCGACCTGGTCGTGCAACACCACACCATCTACGCCGCGCTGGAGTCCGTCGGCGACCGGCTGCGGGACGACCCGCTGGCAGGTGGTTTCGTCGACGAGGCGCTGCTCCGGCTGCCCGCCCTCGAAGCCGACCTGGCGCACCTGCTCGGCGAGGACTGGCCCGACCGGGCCGTGCCCACCCTGGCCGCCGCCGGGTACGCCGCGCGGATCCGGGCGGTCTGCGCCGACTCGCCCGAGCGGTTCATCGCCCACCACTACACCCGGTACCTCGGTGACCTCTCCGGCGGCCTCCACATCGGACGATCGGTGGCCCGTAGGTACGGCCTGAGCGACGATTTCGGGGTAGCGTTCTACCGGTTCGACGGGATTCCCCGGCCGAAGGTGTACAAGGACGCCTACCGGGCCCGGCTGGACGCGTTGCCGCTGAGCGAGCCCGCCGAGGCCGCCCTGCTGGAGGAGGTGCTCGTGGCGTACCGGCACAACACGGCCGTCTTCGCCGACCTGGCCCGGCACGTACCGACCGAGACTGCTGCCGGCTCCGGTGGTGCTGCCGGCGTGGCTGGTTCCGCTGCTGGCGGGGGCGCGGGGGTGGCGGCGTGA
- a CDS encoding heme ABC transporter ATP-binding protein, which yields MTAHLGRRLGLVGRRPARPAPGPVPAGSTRIRATGLRVERAGRPVLDRVDLAVRAGELHALVGPNGAGKSTLLAAISGDLPVTAGAIEVDGRPQADWSPVDLAMRRAVLTQRSTLSFPFTVEEVVRMGRAPWAGRPEEADDDVVVAETMRRCDITRFAARPYPSLSGGEQARAALARVLAQRTGVLLLDEPTAALDLRHQELVLRIARDRADAGDAVVVVLHDLALAAAYADLVTLLAAGRTVATGPPATVLTAPLLSEVYQHEIEIVPHPDTHLPLIVPRRPHPLEKQ from the coding sequence ATGACCGCGCACCTCGGCCGCCGCCTGGGCCTGGTGGGCCGACGCCCGGCGCGGCCGGCCCCCGGCCCGGTGCCCGCCGGCAGCACCCGGATCCGGGCCACCGGGCTGCGGGTGGAACGCGCCGGCCGCCCGGTGCTGGACCGGGTCGACCTGGCGGTCCGCGCCGGTGAACTGCACGCCCTGGTCGGCCCGAACGGGGCCGGGAAGTCCACCCTGCTGGCCGCGATCAGTGGTGACCTGCCGGTGACGGCCGGCGCGATCGAGGTGGACGGCCGCCCGCAGGCCGACTGGTCGCCTGTCGACCTGGCGATGCGGCGGGCCGTGTTGACCCAGCGGAGCACGTTGAGCTTCCCGTTCACCGTCGAGGAGGTGGTACGCATGGGACGGGCACCCTGGGCCGGCCGACCGGAGGAGGCAGATGACGACGTCGTGGTGGCCGAGACCATGCGCCGCTGCGACATCACCCGGTTCGCCGCCCGCCCGTACCCGTCGCTCTCCGGTGGCGAACAGGCCCGCGCCGCGCTGGCCCGGGTGCTTGCCCAGCGGACCGGCGTGCTGCTGCTCGACGAGCCGACCGCCGCTCTCGACCTGCGCCACCAGGAGTTGGTGCTGCGGATCGCCCGCGACCGTGCCGACGCCGGGGACGCCGTCGTGGTGGTGCTGCACGACCTGGCGCTGGCCGCCGCCTACGCCGACCTGGTCACCCTGCTCGCCGCCGGCCGGACCGTCGCCACCGGCCCGCCGGCCACGGTGCTCACCGCGCCGCTGCTCAGCGAGGTCTACCAGCACGAGATCGAGATCGTGCCACACCCCGACACCCACCTGCCGTTGATCGTCCCCCGCCGGCCCCACCCCTTGGAGAAACAATGA
- a CDS encoding FecCD family ABC transporter permease — translation MTSTTPRATDAAGRADAAGRADAAGRTDAAAARAAAVDVTAPAAAGGGRPRAGRLLLVGLVVALAVAALVAAGRGQVPISPAEVLGSILHRLGLEVGSLPAAPQGENALWLVRFPRVVLAAVVGAALGCAGAVMQGVFGNPLAEPGVIGVSAGAAVGAALALVTGVTVLGGWTVPAAAFAGGLTTTYLVYLLARSDGRTEVVTLVLTGVAVNAVAGAAIGLLMFVTDDAGVQAIAFWNLGSLAQANWSAVTLAAPCLAVGLAAALLDARRLDLLALGERSARHLGVDTERLRIRMIVVTALLGAAAVAFTGIISFIGLVVPHLVRMVAGPGHRVLLPASALGGAIVVIVADLAARTLVEHQELPLGVLTAVVGGPAFFWLLRRTRDRAGGWR, via the coding sequence GTGACCAGCACCACACCCCGCGCCACGGACGCCGCGGGCCGTGCCGACGCCGCGGGCCGTGCCGACGCCGCGGGCCGTACCGACGCCGCTGCCGCCCGCGCCGCCGCCGTGGACGTCACCGCGCCCGCTGCCGCCGGGGGAGGGCGGCCCCGCGCCGGCCGGTTGCTGCTGGTCGGACTCGTCGTCGCCCTGGCCGTGGCCGCCCTGGTCGCCGCCGGCCGGGGACAGGTCCCGATCTCCCCGGCCGAGGTGCTCGGCTCGATCCTGCACCGGCTCGGACTGGAGGTGGGGTCGCTGCCGGCCGCGCCGCAGGGGGAGAACGCGCTCTGGCTCGTCCGCTTCCCCCGGGTGGTGCTGGCCGCCGTGGTCGGTGCCGCGCTCGGCTGCGCGGGTGCCGTCATGCAGGGCGTCTTCGGCAACCCGCTGGCCGAACCCGGCGTCATCGGGGTCTCCGCCGGGGCGGCCGTCGGCGCGGCCCTGGCCCTCGTCACCGGGGTCACCGTCCTCGGTGGCTGGACCGTGCCGGCCGCCGCGTTCGCCGGTGGCCTGACCACCACCTACCTGGTGTATCTGCTGGCCCGTTCGGACGGCCGGACCGAGGTGGTGACCCTGGTGCTCACCGGCGTCGCGGTCAACGCCGTCGCCGGTGCGGCCATCGGCCTGCTGATGTTCGTCACCGACGACGCCGGGGTGCAGGCCATCGCCTTCTGGAACCTGGGCAGCCTCGCCCAGGCCAACTGGTCGGCGGTCACCCTGGCCGCACCCTGCCTGGCCGTCGGCCTGGCCGCCGCCCTGCTCGACGCCCGCCGGCTCGACCTGCTCGCCCTCGGTGAACGCTCCGCCCGGCACCTCGGCGTCGACACCGAACGCCTGCGGATCCGGATGATCGTGGTCACCGCGCTGCTCGGTGCCGCCGCCGTCGCGTTCACCGGCATCATCAGCTTCATCGGACTGGTGGTGCCGCACCTGGTCCGGATGGTCGCCGGCCCCGGGCACCGGGTGCTCCTGCCGGCCAGCGCGCTCGGCGGCGCGATCGTGGTGATCGTCGCCGACCTGGCCGCCCGTACCCTCGTCGAACACCAGGAACTCCCGCTCGGGGTGCTCACCGCCGTGGTCGGCGGACCGGCGTTCTTCTGGCTGCTGCGGCGTACCCGGGACCGGGCCGGAGGATGGCGATGA
- a CDS encoding heme/hemin ABC transporter substrate-binding protein — MIRRAVVVLAVLLVGLVAGCANPTGSPAGGAGSGAAPTADCGPVTAALTDPDVTPLDPAPTPLLPATVTSADGRTVTVTDVGRILPVNLYGSIAELVFSLGLGGNVVGRDTSTTFPAAAGLPVVTPAGHDLAAEAVLALNPTVVLADRSIGPPEVLNQLRAAGIPVVLIEAEQTLAAVPAHIRAVAAALGVTTAGERLVTRVEAELAEAARSVPAGAPAPRIAFLYLRGTAGVYLIGGKGAGSDAMIVAAGGVDAGSAVGLAKFRPLTSEGLINAAPDVILVMSSGLASVGGVDGLLKLPGVGQTPAGQHRRIVDVDDGVLLAFGTRSGRVVQALARAVHSCRPAS; from the coding sequence GTGATCCGGCGCGCGGTGGTGGTGCTCGCGGTGCTGCTGGTGGGCTTGGTGGCTGGCTGCGCCAACCCCACCGGGTCACCTGCCGGCGGTGCCGGCTCCGGGGCCGCGCCGACAGCCGACTGCGGTCCGGTCACCGCCGCCCTCACCGACCCCGACGTCACGCCGCTCGACCCGGCACCCACCCCGCTGCTGCCGGCCACCGTCACCTCGGCCGACGGACGCACCGTGACGGTCACCGACGTCGGCCGGATCCTGCCGGTCAACCTGTACGGTTCGATCGCCGAACTCGTCTTCAGCCTCGGCCTCGGCGGCAACGTCGTCGGGCGGGACACCTCCACCACCTTCCCGGCCGCGGCCGGCCTGCCCGTGGTGACCCCGGCCGGGCACGACCTGGCCGCCGAGGCGGTACTCGCCCTGAACCCGACGGTGGTGTTGGCCGACCGCAGCATCGGGCCACCCGAGGTGCTCAACCAGTTGCGCGCGGCCGGCATCCCGGTGGTGCTGATCGAGGCGGAGCAGACCCTGGCCGCCGTACCGGCGCACATCCGCGCGGTGGCGGCGGCGCTCGGCGTGACCACGGCCGGCGAGCGGCTCGTCACCCGGGTCGAGGCGGAGCTCGCCGAGGCGGCGCGGAGCGTGCCGGCGGGAGCGCCCGCGCCCCGGATCGCCTTCCTCTACCTGCGCGGCACCGCCGGGGTCTACCTGATCGGCGGGAAGGGGGCCGGCTCCGACGCGATGATCGTGGCGGCCGGTGGGGTGGACGCCGGCAGCGCCGTCGGGCTGGCGAAGTTCCGTCCGTTGACAAGCGAGGGGCTGATCAACGCGGCCCCGGACGTGATCCTGGTGATGAGCAGCGGGCTGGCCTCCGTCGGTGGGGTCGACGGGCTGCTGAAGCTGCCCGGCGTCGGGCAGACCCCCGCCGGCCAGCACCGTCGGATCGTCGACGTCGACGACGGGGTCCTGCTCGCCTTCGGTACCCGCTCCGGCCGGGTCGTCCAGGCCCTGGCCCGCGCGGTGCACTCCTGCCGGCCGGCGTCGTGA
- a CDS encoding HtaA domain-containing protein has protein sequence MVRFRAGTVWRRSTRWAAVAVLGASAALVAASPASAAPADLTTGSLTWGFKASFRAYVKTGNGNPPIAVSNGATVGTDGTFTFPLQDGTHDPATGDTTARYGGTVVFSYPAHMFTITLANPTVAVSGGAATLKADVDLATTAAEPVSVRQATIATLTGSPTGTGTVTGSNLAATLTAEGATAFNGFYAAGESLDPVSFTASTGDDEPPVAGAAVDVTPDSGLDPAGATITVRGSGFDPDANNGAGIYVSFGPKVDEHWTNSGVLQVTKWVNRTNEPTEARDRLNADGTFHTTLPISAVYTDRNGDRVDCTAVQCYVITFAARGSADRSQDTFTPVTFTGTGSPGGGGDADQRITATVTGGPLTLGVAGDTVALPAVSNGAVASGALNAATVADLRGTNAGWSLVGQVSDFASAGGGSIAADNLGWVPSATAVDDPLSGTPGVVTPGAAAAPGAGLGSARSLCVSATGASNGTFTCGAQLNLGVPASAPAGEYAATLTLTLS, from the coding sequence ATGGTCCGATTCAGAGCCGGTACCGTCTGGCGCCGGTCGACTCGGTGGGCGGCGGTCGCCGTCCTCGGCGCGTCGGCCGCACTCGTGGCCGCCAGCCCCGCCTCGGCAGCCCCCGCCGACCTCACCACCGGCAGCTTGACCTGGGGTTTCAAGGCCTCGTTCCGGGCCTACGTGAAGACCGGCAACGGCAACCCGCCGATCGCGGTGAGCAACGGCGCCACCGTCGGCACCGACGGGACGTTCACCTTCCCGCTCCAGGACGGCACCCACGACCCCGCCACCGGGGACACCACCGCGCGGTACGGCGGCACGGTCGTCTTCTCGTACCCGGCGCACATGTTCACCATCACCCTGGCCAACCCGACGGTGGCGGTCTCCGGCGGGGCCGCCACCCTGAAGGCCGACGTCGACCTGGCCACCACGGCGGCCGAGCCGGTGTCCGTCCGGCAGGCCACCATCGCCACCCTCACCGGCAGCCCCACCGGCACCGGTACGGTCACCGGCAGCAACCTGGCCGCGACCCTGACCGCCGAGGGGGCCACCGCGTTCAACGGCTTCTACGCCGCCGGCGAGTCCCTGGATCCGGTGTCGTTCACGGCCAGCACCGGCGACGACGAGCCACCGGTCGCCGGCGCGGCGGTCGACGTCACCCCGGACAGCGGGCTGGACCCGGCCGGGGCGACCATCACCGTACGGGGCAGCGGCTTCGACCCGGACGCCAACAACGGGGCGGGCATCTACGTCTCCTTCGGACCGAAGGTCGACGAACACTGGACCAACTCCGGGGTCCTCCAGGTCACCAAGTGGGTGAACCGGACCAACGAGCCGACCGAGGCGCGGGACCGGCTGAACGCCGACGGCACGTTCCACACCACCCTGCCGATCAGCGCCGTCTACACCGACCGCAACGGCGACCGGGTCGACTGCACGGCCGTGCAGTGCTACGTGATCACCTTCGCCGCCCGGGGCTCGGCCGACCGCAGTCAGGACACCTTCACCCCGGTCACCTTCACCGGTACCGGCTCACCGGGTGGCGGTGGGGATGCCGACCAGCGGATCACCGCCACCGTCACCGGCGGCCCACTGACCCTCGGCGTGGCCGGTGACACCGTGGCCCTGCCGGCGGTCAGCAACGGCGCGGTGGCCAGCGGGGCGCTCAACGCCGCCACGGTCGCCGACCTGCGCGGCACCAACGCCGGGTGGAGCCTGGTCGGCCAGGTCTCCGACTTCGCCTCCGCCGGTGGCGGCAGCATCGCCGCGGACAACCTCGGCTGGGTACCGAGCGCGACCGCCGTCGACGACCCGTTGAGCGGTACCCCCGGGGTGGTCACCCCGGGCGCGGCTGCCGCGCCCGGTGCCGGGCTCGGCTCGGCGCGCTCGCTCTGCGTCTCGGCCACCGGGGCGAGCAACGGCACCTTCACCTGTGGTGCCCAGCTCAACCTCGGGGTGCCGGCATCGGCCCCGGCGGGCGAGTACGCCGCCACCCTCACCCTGACCCTCTCCTGA
- a CDS encoding WxL protein peptidoglycan domain-containing protein: MSLVTALSRAGAPIVAALLATAPPLTAVAPAATALAAPAPAAPPAAALTAVAPDVAVLAAPSPGPGGTGTPAPTAAAGVTRWAVQPSSAKGPTGRNYFIYDLAPGSTVGDHVGVSNLSDRPLTFEVYGTDAYTTTDGAFALLPADQPATGVGSWVSFDRRRWTIDPGERADIPFTLTVPANATPGDHAGGVIGALAQTRTTADGQRVLVDQRLAARVYLRVTGEVRPAVTIEQVTVAYDNPVNPVGGGELVISYRLRNSGNVRTAGTGAVTVAGPLGWELARTSPVDLPELLPDAVFTVTERITGVPPAVRLRAEVDLAPTTVDTALPPVRRSAGLWAPPWLPLALFATAAGWFGVRHWRHRRATGTPARTGDTAGSPPEPDAVPGTPARTGDTAGSPPEPDAVPGTPARTGDTAGSPPEPDAVAGTPARTDGSGPTAATGPA, from the coding sequence ATGTCCCTCGTCACCGCCCTGTCCCGGGCCGGCGCCCCGATCGTGGCCGCGCTGCTCGCGACGGCTCCACCCCTGACCGCCGTTGCTCCGGCCGCCACCGCGCTGGCCGCGCCTGCCCCGGCGGCCCCGCCCGCCGCCGCCCTGACCGCCGTTGCTCCGGACGTCGCCGTCCTGGCCGCACCCTCACCCGGCCCCGGCGGCACCGGCACGCCGGCACCCACCGCCGCGGCGGGCGTGACCCGGTGGGCGGTCCAGCCGTCCAGCGCCAAGGGACCGACCGGCCGCAACTACTTCATCTACGACCTCGCGCCGGGCAGCACCGTCGGCGACCACGTGGGCGTCAGCAACCTGAGCGACCGCCCGCTCACCTTCGAGGTGTACGGCACCGACGCGTACACCACCACCGACGGGGCATTCGCCCTGCTCCCGGCGGACCAGCCGGCCACCGGCGTCGGCTCCTGGGTCAGCTTCGACCGACGCCGGTGGACCATCGACCCCGGCGAACGGGCCGACATCCCGTTCACGTTGACCGTGCCGGCCAACGCCACCCCCGGCGACCACGCCGGCGGGGTGATCGGTGCCCTCGCCCAGACCCGGACCACCGCCGACGGCCAACGGGTCCTGGTCGACCAGCGCCTGGCCGCCCGGGTCTACCTGCGGGTCACCGGCGAGGTACGCCCCGCCGTCACCATCGAGCAGGTCACCGTCGCCTACGACAACCCGGTCAACCCGGTGGGCGGCGGCGAGCTGGTAATCAGCTACCGGCTGCGCAACAGCGGCAACGTGCGTACCGCCGGGACCGGGGCGGTCACCGTCGCCGGTCCCCTCGGCTGGGAACTGGCCCGGACCAGCCCGGTCGACCTGCCCGAACTGCTGCCCGATGCCGTCTTCACCGTCACCGAGCGGATCACCGGGGTACCGCCCGCGGTGCGCCTGCGCGCCGAGGTCGACCTCGCGCCCACCACCGTGGACACCGCGCTGCCGCCGGTACGCCGCTCCGCCGGCCTCTGGGCACCACCGTGGCTACCACTCGCCCTGTTCGCCACAGCCGCCGGCTGGTTCGGCGTACGCCACTGGCGGCACCGCCGCGCGACCGGCACCCCGGCCCGTACCGGGGACACCGCCGGCTCCCCGCCCGAACCGGACGCTGTCCCCGGCACCCCGGCCCGTACCGGGGACACCGCCGGCTCCCCGCCCGAACCGGACGCTGTCCCCGGCACCCCGGCCCGTACCGGGGACACCGCCGGCTCCCCGCCCGAGCCGGACGCTGTCGCCGGCACCCCGGCCCGCACGGACGGTTCCGGGCCGACTGCCGCGACCGGGCCGGCGTGA